A section of the Paenibacillus odorifer genome encodes:
- a CDS encoding MmcQ/YjbR family DNA-binding protein: MTHNIIEYCLQKNGATKDFPFGFDPMVIKIAGKMFALIFENKGNYAYINLKCDPVIAGNLREQHESVRPGYHMNKKHWNTIVLDGSLPESDIYLMIDHSYDMVVKNLPKSLRQTIY, encoded by the coding sequence TTGACCCATAATATTATCGAATACTGTTTACAAAAGAATGGAGCAACAAAGGATTTTCCTTTCGGCTTCGATCCAATGGTGATCAAAATTGCCGGTAAAATGTTCGCGCTTATATTTGAGAATAAGGGGAATTATGCTTACATAAATCTAAAATGTGATCCGGTGATTGCAGGGAACTTGCGAGAGCAGCATGAGAGCGTTCGGCCAGGATACCACATGAACAAAAAACACTGGAATACGATTGTTTTGGATGGCTCCTTACCAGAGTCGGATATCTATTTAATGATTGATCATTCTTACGATATGGTTGTCAAAAATCTCCCTAAGAGCCTCCGACAAACGATATATTGA
- a CDS encoding DUF6678 family protein, translating to MGFEQDFKKRVHEVITQKQLCSVMNDTKWGNLQSDVLNKLPFTPPYQAKYVLDDILYPENFENDVWYLGDWIEGLSPFFSVEWIRVRPRYQKHKGNLLPPELIDISKEFLSILHELRIPYREENNTFFIYGYISNTDSLFKGNQLS from the coding sequence GTGGGTTTTGAACAGGATTTTAAAAAAAGGGTACATGAAGTTATTACACAGAAACAATTATGTTCAGTTATGAATGACACTAAGTGGGGAAACTTACAAAGTGATGTACTAAATAAACTACCTTTTACCCCTCCATATCAAGCTAAGTATGTATTAGACGATATACTTTATCCAGAGAACTTCGAAAACGACGTCTGGTATTTAGGGGATTGGATAGAAGGACTTTCACCTTTTTTTTCTGTAGAATGGATACGGGTTAGACCAAGGTATCAGAAGCACAAGGGGAATCTGCTTCCTCCTGAATTAATTGACATAAGTAAAGAATTTCTTTCGATTTTACATGAATTAAGAATTCCGTATAGAGAAGAAAATAATACATTTTTCATTTATGGATATATATCAAATACAGACTCACTTTTCAAAGGTAATCAATTGAGCTAA
- a CDS encoding dihydrofolate reductase family protein: MRKLVLFLHASLDGFVEGPNGEMDIGWVSYDADLENHAKEILSTADTVIWGRGTYQMMHSYWPSVPSNPSASQHERNHAEWIEKTAKIVFSTTLEKVEWNNSRLVKEAVEEEINNLKQQPGKDMVILGSPRFAHHLMQLDLIDEYKITVSPVLIGKGLPLFQGLKEKRNLKLIENKTFDSGAIGLVYQTVR; the protein is encoded by the coding sequence ATGAGAAAACTCGTTCTATTTCTTCACGCATCGCTTGACGGTTTTGTAGAAGGGCCGAATGGTGAAATGGACATTGGCTGGGTTTCCTACGATGCTGATTTGGAGAACCATGCGAAAGAAATTCTGAGTACTGCCGACACTGTCATTTGGGGACGTGGGACTTATCAGATGATGCACAGTTACTGGCCATCTGTCCCTTCGAACCCATCAGCTTCGCAGCATGAACGGAATCATGCCGAGTGGATCGAAAAGACAGCTAAGATCGTTTTTTCCACGACGCTGGAGAAAGTCGAATGGAATAATTCCAGACTCGTGAAAGAAGCTGTCGAGGAAGAGATCAATAACCTCAAACAGCAGCCCGGCAAGGATATGGTCATCCTCGGCAGTCCTAGATTCGCACACCACCTTATGCAGCTTGATTTAATTGATGAGTATAAAATTACGGTTTCTCCCGTCCTGATCGGTAAGGGATTGCCATTATTCCAAGGTCTCAAGGAGAAGAGAAATCTTAAGCTAATCGAAAACAAGACCTTTGATTCTGGAGCCATAGGTCTCGTTTACCAGACGGTAAGATGA
- a CDS encoding serine hydrolase domain-containing protein, with amino-acid sequence MYTNQKIEDILHEMLIKFVENEKFPGLAAGIVKDNRVLFTGEYGTANLSTGDPVVRGTLFHQASVSKTFVATAIMQLVERGKVELDAPITKYLSYFKLEDERYQNITIRQLMNHTSGMPDEEDYAWDRPEYDEQSLERYVKGIGHHKLLSQPGEKFAYSNIGYEILGDMIAKVSDMSFEQYMEKNILEPTGMQSSSFLKQEVEAYIAAPHVLGATHECGGCVSSVFPYNRAHAPSSTLYTHAEDMCQYLLIHLNGGTAGNGNEILQPGSYDEMWKPHAQTGYDPENAQIGLGWFLGEYKGSRILSHSGWDTGFLSNLFLLPDEKIAISVMSNCDYVNMGSVCFPILDLLLGSNI; translated from the coding sequence ATGTACACGAATCAGAAGATAGAGGATATCTTGCATGAAATGCTAATCAAGTTTGTGGAAAATGAAAAGTTTCCGGGATTAGCGGCCGGAATCGTAAAGGACAACCGAGTTCTGTTTACTGGTGAATATGGGACGGCAAATTTATCGACGGGTGATCCTGTAGTTCGTGGCACTTTGTTTCACCAAGCCTCTGTCTCCAAAACCTTCGTAGCAACCGCCATTATGCAATTAGTTGAGCGTGGTAAGGTAGAATTGGATGCCCCCATCACTAAATACCTGTCATATTTTAAGTTAGAGGATGAGCGGTATCAAAATATAACAATAAGACAGCTTATGAATCATACCTCCGGTATGCCTGATGAGGAAGATTATGCGTGGGATCGCCCTGAATACGACGAGCAAAGTCTTGAACGATATGTAAAAGGGATAGGTCACCACAAGCTGTTAAGCCAACCGGGAGAGAAATTTGCCTATAGTAATATAGGATATGAGATCTTGGGAGATATGATAGCAAAAGTCAGCGATATGAGCTTCGAGCAGTATATGGAAAAAAATATTCTTGAACCAACAGGAATGCAGTCCAGTTCTTTTCTTAAACAGGAGGTTGAAGCTTATATTGCTGCACCTCATGTGCTTGGAGCTACCCATGAATGTGGTGGCTGCGTTAGTAGTGTTTTTCCATATAACAGGGCCCATGCACCTAGCTCCACTTTATATACCCATGCCGAAGATATGTGCCAATATCTGTTGATTCATCTAAACGGTGGAACAGCCGGGAACGGCAATGAAATCCTCCAGCCAGGTAGCTATGATGAAATGTGGAAACCTCATGCACAAACGGGCTATGATCCGGAAAATGCACAGATAGGATTGGGCTGGTTTCTAGGAGAATATAAAGGTTCTCGTATTCTCTCACATTCCGGCTGGGATACTGGATTCTTAAGCAATCTGTTCCTGCTTCCCGATGAAAAAATCGCTATTTCTGTTATGAGTAATTGTGACTATGTCAACATGGGCAGTGTATGCTTCCCAATCCTTGATCTGTTGCTTGGCTCCAATATTTAG
- a CDS encoding GNAT family N-acetyltransferase: MKDYSKQSIDQIRILEHLCKTSDRSSLRVGIESLKEIDGDEAFLCQIDNQVVGFLSWYTSDGIEANINGMVHPDFRRQGVFHDLLKSAASDMQMQGIQTCRFRIPSNSESGMDYIRYLGASAAPSEFLMVFNRAQIAGSSHSGLAVRLEEDQDLEFMVKCSSQAFGDSESWTRKYLTRTREPARITYIAVDNMIPVGMIRVNYLYTNTAVIHDFCVLPSCQGRGYGREILSEVVKILRDQRDFQIRLGVVTQNRKALSLYQSIGFEVTAESNYYVISVDMIY, encoded by the coding sequence ATGAAAGACTATTCAAAGCAATCGATTGATCAAATCCGCATATTAGAACATCTTTGCAAGACGTCCGACAGATCAAGTTTGAGGGTGGGTATAGAAAGCCTTAAGGAGATAGACGGAGATGAGGCATTCTTGTGCCAGATCGATAACCAAGTAGTCGGATTTCTCAGTTGGTATACTTCGGATGGCATCGAAGCTAATATTAACGGAATGGTTCACCCGGACTTTCGTCGCCAAGGTGTATTCCACGACTTACTGAAAAGTGCCGCATCAGATATGCAAATGCAAGGCATACAAACTTGCCGTTTTAGGATACCTTCTAATTCTGAATCAGGGATGGATTATATACGGTATTTAGGGGCAAGTGCTGCACCGTCTGAATTCCTCATGGTTTTTAATCGGGCACAAATCGCTGGATCAAGCCACTCCGGTTTAGCTGTGCGATTAGAAGAAGATCAGGATTTAGAGTTCATGGTTAAATGTTCATCACAAGCTTTTGGTGATTCAGAGTCCTGGACTAGGAAATATTTAACTCGTACAAGAGAACCGGCACGGATTACTTACATTGCTGTGGACAACATGATTCCGGTTGGGATGATCAGAGTCAATTATTTATATACAAATACAGCGGTTATACATGATTTTTGTGTGCTTCCTTCGTGTCAAGGCAGAGGATACGGACGTGAAATTCTTTCAGAGGTAGTTAAAATCTTGCGAGATCAGAGGGATTTCCAGATTCGTCTTGGCGTGGTCACTCAAAATAGAAAGGCATTATCCCTCTATCAGTCGATTGGGTTTGAGGTGACTGCGGAGTCTAATTACTATGTAATATCCGTCGATATGATTTATTAA
- a CDS encoding amidase family protein, whose translation MEHIFELAKIKSEEITILELQDAMDRGDVSSRELVMYYMYRIATFDQSGPMINSIMEMNPDAIFIAEALDQERKLSGARSLLHGVPVLLKGNIETNDKMHTTAGALALENHVSSNDAFLVQKLRDAGAIILAKTNMTEWANGMSSSMWAGYSSIGGQTKNPYGDHFPGGSSTGSAASVAANFSTVAVGTETSGSILSPAVQNAIVGLKPTVGLISRSGIIPWSYSQDTAGPMARNVTDVAILLNALTGKDESDPATCKNEYSTMDYTAFLDKDGLNKATIGVFRNALPKNYCDMGEYDEHLFNDAVAKLKDSGANIIEDIDIPSFHREWKYNKMNLEFKHSVENYLYNLPAQLPVHNLNELIEWNERNSEKALKYGQDMLNYRSQLDKPLNHSEYIVESISDLYYSQNIGIDHALEKYGLDAILFPAYVGADLSARAGYPTIAVPAGFQENGRAFGITFAGTAFSEPTLIRIAFAFEQQTKHRKMPALKK comes from the coding sequence ATGGAGCATATCTTCGAATTAGCAAAAATAAAGAGTGAAGAAATAACGATACTCGAACTGCAGGATGCAATGGATAGAGGGGATGTTAGTTCTAGGGAACTTGTTATGTATTACATGTATCGGATAGCAACGTTTGACCAGAGTGGTCCCATGATAAACTCTATTATGGAAATGAATCCAGATGCGATTTTTATTGCCGAGGCATTAGATCAGGAGAGAAAATTAAGCGGAGCACGAAGTCTTTTACATGGTGTGCCTGTATTATTGAAAGGAAATATTGAAACGAATGATAAAATGCATACAACCGCTGGCGCATTAGCTTTGGAAAACCATGTTAGCTCAAACGATGCTTTTCTTGTCCAAAAACTAAGGGATGCTGGGGCAATTATACTTGCAAAAACAAATATGACGGAATGGGCAAATGGGATGTCATCATCCATGTGGGCTGGGTATAGCTCAATAGGAGGACAAACCAAAAATCCATACGGGGATCATTTTCCGGGGGGTTCCAGTACGGGTTCTGCCGCTTCTGTTGCAGCCAATTTTTCAACAGTAGCCGTGGGGACAGAGACGTCTGGCTCTATTTTAAGTCCAGCTGTGCAAAACGCAATTGTTGGTTTAAAGCCAACTGTAGGTCTAATAAGTAGATCAGGCATAATTCCATGGTCATATTCTCAGGATACAGCTGGACCTATGGCAAGGAATGTGACAGATGTTGCGATCTTATTAAATGCACTTACGGGAAAAGATGAAAGTGATCCTGCTACTTGTAAAAATGAATATTCTACTATGGACTACACAGCATTTTTGGATAAAGACGGATTAAATAAAGCGACCATAGGCGTTTTTAGAAATGCTCTACCTAAGAATTATTGTGACATGGGTGAATATGATGAACATTTATTTAATGATGCTGTGGCTAAATTAAAAGATTCTGGAGCCAACATAATAGAAGATATAGATATTCCATCGTTCCATAGAGAGTGGAAATATAACAAAATGAATCTTGAATTTAAGCATTCCGTTGAAAATTACTTATATAACCTTCCGGCTCAACTTCCTGTCCATAACCTAAATGAATTGATTGAATGGAACGAGCGGAATTCGGAAAAGGCTTTGAAATATGGACAAGATATGCTGAACTATCGATCACAGCTAGATAAACCGTTGAATCATTCGGAATATATTGTAGAGTCTATCTCTGACTTATATTATTCGCAAAATATAGGGATCGATCATGCTTTAGAAAAGTATGGATTGGATGCAATCCTGTTTCCTGCTTATGTCGGAGCTGATTTAAGTGCTAGAGCAGGTTATCCAACTATAGCAGTGCCCGCAGGCTTTCAAGAGAATGGAAGAGCCTTTGGGATCACATTTGCAGGAACGGCATTTAGTGAACCGACACTCATTCGGATTGCATTTGCATTCGAACAACAAACGAAACACAGAAAAATGCCGGCTCTAAAGAAATGA
- a CDS encoding GNAT family N-acetyltransferase has translation MEIKIREVVANDYTEVVFLWNDVLGVRNVNIENFRVTMENMNKAGNYKTFVALFENDVVGFVTIVQALSVGSSNGYLHIQGLAVKKELQHNGIGTELLRYTENYAKEMEISSIILCSGFKRTDAHAFYVHNGYDKDSYCFDKIIKLD, from the coding sequence ATGGAAATTAAAATACGAGAAGTTGTAGCAAATGATTATACTGAAGTTGTTTTTTTATGGAATGATGTACTTGGCGTTCGCAATGTTAATATTGAAAACTTTCGAGTTACTATGGAAAACATGAATAAGGCTGGAAATTACAAAACATTCGTTGCATTATTTGAAAATGATGTGGTTGGTTTTGTCACTATAGTTCAGGCGTTATCCGTAGGGTCTTCGAATGGTTATCTACATATTCAAGGGCTTGCTGTTAAAAAGGAATTACAGCATAATGGGATAGGTACAGAACTACTAAGATACACTGAAAATTACGCTAAAGAAATGGAAATATCAAGTATTATTTTATGTAGCGGATTTAAGCGAACCGACGCCCATGCTTTCTATGTGCATAATGGCTATGACAAAGATTCATACTGCTTTGATAAGATTATTAAACTTGACTAA
- a CDS encoding 5-methyltetrahydropteroyltriglutamate--homocysteine S-methyltransferase, whose protein sequence is MSIQTVPQKRTVTPFRYDIVGSFLRPQALKDARLKFKNGEITAEQLKEVENDEIVKLVQKQKEVGLQAVTDGEFRRSWWHLDFFWGLDGVDRTIIDQGYQFNGAESRPETARLTGKISYSSHPFVSHYEFLKGAAGEDVVTRQSIPAAAQFLFELDRAENKESTNELYPNREELISDIAKAYKASILAFYAAGCRSIQIDDCTWGALCDEQFIAFMNQIGVNVAEYASELAKLNEEVVTGLPEDLVVTTHVCRGNYVSTYAGVGGGYEPIAQTLLNINNYSGYYLEFDTERAGDFKPLRFLKDNQQVVLGLFSSKFGELESKEDILKRIEEAKQYVDLNRICLSPQCGFASTEEGNHLTEEQQWRKLAYIKEIAEEIWN, encoded by the coding sequence ATGAGCATTCAAACCGTACCCCAAAAACGAACCGTTACTCCATTTCGATATGATATCGTGGGCAGCTTCCTGCGCCCCCAAGCGTTGAAAGATGCTAGATTAAAATTCAAGAATGGTGAAATTACTGCCGAGCAGTTGAAGGAAGTAGAGAACGACGAAATCGTTAAGCTCGTGCAGAAACAAAAAGAGGTGGGTCTTCAAGCAGTAACCGATGGCGAATTCCGCCGCTCTTGGTGGCACCTCGACTTCTTCTGGGGACTTGACGGTGTAGATCGGACAATTATTGACCAAGGTTACCAATTTAACGGTGCAGAGTCCAGACCAGAAACAGCCCGACTGACCGGGAAAATAAGCTACAGCAGCCATCCTTTTGTTTCGCATTATGAATTTTTAAAAGGTGCTGCTGGTGAGGACGTTGTTACGCGTCAATCGATTCCTGCGGCTGCACAATTCCTGTTCGAGCTAGATCGGGCGGAAAACAAGGAAAGCACAAATGAATTATACCCGAATCGCGAAGAGCTTATCTCGGATATTGCCAAAGCATACAAAGCATCGATTCTGGCCTTCTATGCAGCGGGCTGCCGCAGTATTCAGATCGACGATTGTACGTGGGGAGCGCTTTGCGACGAACAGTTTATAGCATTTATGAATCAGATTGGCGTTAACGTAGCTGAATATGCAAGCGAACTTGCAAAATTGAATGAGGAAGTTGTAACTGGTCTGCCGGAAGATCTTGTTGTAACGACCCATGTATGCCGGGGCAATTATGTTTCGACTTATGCTGGAGTAGGTGGAGGCTACGAGCCTATCGCGCAAACGCTTCTTAATATCAATAACTACTCGGGTTATTATCTGGAGTTTGATACCGAACGTGCAGGTGACTTCAAGCCATTGCGTTTCTTGAAAGACAATCAGCAGGTTGTGTTAGGTCTGTTCTCATCCAAATTTGGTGAGCTTGAAAGCAAGGAAGATATTCTGAAGCGTATTGAGGAAGCGAAGCAATACGTTGATCTAAACCGGATTTGCCTTAGCCCGCAATGTGGCTTTGCTTCTACGGAAGAAGGCAACCACCTGACAGAAGAGCAGCAATGGCGTAAGCTTGCTTATATTAAAGAAATTGCTGAAGAGATCTGGAACTAA
- a CDS encoding SDR family oxidoreductase, with translation MNTTLGRLTGRIAIVTGASRSTGIGAAVCKELAYLGADVFFTHWVSYDQQMPWGSNNEEQKQLCEEIRSMGVRCEHLMMNLSVPESFVDLLNNVEQKLGEPSILVNNACYSVNDDLTTITPESLDAHYAINVRAVTMLSVEFARRFTQSAGGRVINMTSGQSLGPMAGEISYATTKGAIDAFTRTFAAEVGPKGITVNAINPGPTDTGWMTPDLRQQLSKQFVTGRVGLPKDAARLVAFLASDDGEWITGQVLHSTGGFN, from the coding sequence ATGAATACTACACTTGGCAGATTAACAGGTCGAATCGCAATAGTAACAGGTGCAAGTCGCAGCACAGGAATCGGTGCTGCAGTGTGCAAAGAGTTGGCCTATCTAGGCGCTGATGTATTTTTTACACACTGGGTTAGTTACGATCAACAGATGCCCTGGGGTAGCAATAATGAGGAGCAAAAGCAACTTTGTGAGGAAATACGTTCCATGGGCGTTCGTTGCGAACACCTAATGATGAATCTTTCTGTACCTGAAAGCTTTGTGGATTTATTAAATAACGTTGAGCAGAAGCTGGGAGAACCTTCCATTCTTGTTAACAATGCTTGTTATTCGGTTAACGATGACTTAACCACGATTACCCCAGAGTCTTTGGATGCACACTACGCAATTAATGTTAGGGCGGTAACTATGCTTAGTGTGGAATTCGCTAGACGGTTTACGCAATCGGCAGGTGGTCGAGTTATTAATATGACATCGGGCCAATCACTAGGTCCCATGGCTGGTGAAATCTCTTATGCCACAACGAAAGGGGCAATAGATGCTTTCACACGAACTTTTGCAGCAGAGGTGGGACCGAAAGGCATCACCGTAAATGCGATAAATCCTGGACCCACAGACACCGGCTGGATGACTCCTGACCTACGACAGCAGTTATCTAAGCAATTTGTAACAGGTAGAGTAGGATTGCCTAAGGATGCAGCTCGTCTGGTTGCATTCTTAGCCAGCGATGATGGGGAGTGGATTACCGGCCAAGTTTTACATTCCACGGGTGGATTCAACTAA
- a CDS encoding GNAT family N-acetyltransferase, producing the protein MLDIKSLQECPLRQNELIEYVKKRWPKVQQVVLPNIQESLISKDEEFPFTFLLLKHDVIIGFYQLIEQEFITRKDLSPWIAPLFIDESERGKALGAVLLEHARKIAGQLGYAKVYLATDHILYYEKYGFKEIGLDNFEWGRPTKIYEHDTIT; encoded by the coding sequence ATGCTAGATATTAAATCCTTACAAGAATGTCCTCTTCGTCAAAATGAGCTTATTGAGTATGTCAAAAAACGGTGGCCAAAAGTACAACAAGTTGTGCTCCCCAATATACAAGAAAGTTTAATCTCAAAAGATGAGGAGTTTCCTTTTACATTTTTGCTGTTGAAACATGATGTAATCATCGGGTTTTATCAATTAATTGAGCAGGAATTTATAACTCGAAAAGATTTATCACCTTGGATTGCGCCATTGTTTATTGACGAAAGTGAGAGAGGCAAAGCACTAGGAGCCGTTCTGTTGGAGCATGCCAGAAAAATAGCTGGACAACTAGGTTATGCAAAAGTCTACTTGGCGACGGATCATATTCTTTATTATGAGAAATATGGATTTAAGGAGATAGGTCTGGATAACTTCGAGTGGGGACGGCCCACCAAAATATATGAACATGACACTATTACATAA
- a CDS encoding MGDG synthase family glycosyltransferase: protein MNTDPKVLIVTSAFGDGHIKVAEAIDHSFRRRGISRIVTLDLFAAVYPSLNELSRRFYLNSTGYTQEFYGLVYKLTSKIKPDQFMGKWIHSMGKRKVQRIIDEIGPDIIIHTFPYLAAAELASTKGRRIPLFTVMTDYVVHGRWLHPQTSKYFIATESMKAELMSLGIAEEKLVVSGIPIREAFEQTQEREALLRKHGLDGNRHYLLLAAGAYGVLSDINHLIIRALQQSNFDVMVLCGNNHKLQMATEELFQENPRVHIRGYTEEMQELMCISSCLLTKAGGITLTEAMALALPVIVYRPLPGQEAGNAEWLSEHNLIEIARNEEQLVEQLQRLEHLGYRDEKVQDMKNFSRKSAADAIVTEALEVIKLRQPSVSAVKSMVVEGQAKTIHGYY, encoded by the coding sequence ATGAACACAGATCCTAAAGTACTTATTGTAACTTCGGCATTTGGAGACGGGCATATCAAAGTAGCAGAAGCAATTGATCATTCTTTTAGACGTAGAGGGATCAGCCGGATTGTTACCTTGGATCTTTTCGCTGCAGTCTACCCTAGTCTGAATGAGCTGTCCCGCAGATTCTATCTGAACAGCACAGGTTATACTCAAGAATTTTATGGATTAGTGTATAAGTTGACGAGCAAGATTAAACCAGACCAGTTCATGGGTAAATGGATTCATTCTATGGGCAAGCGGAAAGTGCAAAGGATCATCGACGAGATTGGACCGGATATTATCATTCATACCTTTCCCTATTTGGCCGCTGCTGAGCTTGCATCAACAAAGGGAAGACGAATCCCCCTTTTCACTGTCATGACGGATTATGTGGTTCATGGCAGGTGGCTTCATCCACAAACCTCGAAGTATTTTATTGCTACGGAAAGTATGAAAGCAGAACTGATGTCATTAGGTATTGCTGAAGAAAAGCTTGTGGTTAGCGGGATTCCGATTCGTGAAGCTTTTGAACAGACTCAGGAACGTGAAGCCCTTTTACGTAAGCATGGACTAGATGGAAATCGACATTATCTATTACTTGCGGCAGGGGCTTACGGCGTATTGAGTGATATTAACCATTTAATAATAAGGGCGCTGCAGCAATCAAACTTCGATGTAATGGTATTGTGCGGGAATAATCATAAGCTCCAGATGGCTACGGAAGAGCTTTTTCAAGAGAATCCTCGGGTTCACATACGGGGTTATACAGAAGAAATGCAGGAGCTAATGTGCATATCCTCCTGTCTGTTGACCAAAGCAGGGGGGATTACCTTGACTGAGGCGATGGCTCTAGCACTTCCTGTAATTGTCTATCGTCCGCTCCCCGGTCAGGAGGCAGGCAATGCAGAATGGTTGTCTGAGCACAATTTAATAGAGATTGCCCGAAACGAGGAGCAGTTAGTAGAGCAGCTTCAGAGATTGGAGCATCTGGGGTACAGGGATGAAAAGGTGCAGGATATGAAGAACTTTTCCCGGAAATCAGCCGCGGATGCTATCGTTACTGAGGCTTTAGAGGTTATCAAGCTGCGGCAGCCGTCTGTTTCAGCCGTAAAATCTATGGTTGTTGAAGGGCAGGCGAAGACGATTCATGGATATTATTAG